A single window of Mugil cephalus isolate CIBA_MC_2020 chromosome 1, CIBA_Mcephalus_1.1, whole genome shotgun sequence DNA harbors:
- the snai1b gene encoding snail family zinc finger 1b, translating into MPRSFLVKKYYSNKKPCYKETQLESQTAFVPESFPRAELPTQNNSSALTCHPATPAFSSMDTLPAPLSPITPVSLPPSPLGPLDLSSSPSSSSGEEEEDGGRTSDPPSPDVIGHIFHCLHCSKSYTSLSALSHHQMSHYQPSPSVPLQQSPSLPGEASTRPAFHCKHCPKEYTSLGALKMHIRSHTLPCVCPTCGKAFSRPWLLRGHIRTHTGERPFACQHCNRAFADRSNLRAHLQTHSEVKKYQCGSCSRTFSRMSLLHKHAASGCCPAS; encoded by the exons ATGCCTCGGTCATTCCTTGTCAAGAAGTATTATTCCAACAAGAAGCCGTGTTACAAGGAGACTCAACTAGAGAGTCAAACTG CTTTTGTCCCAGAGAGCTTTCCCCGGGCTGAACTCCCAACACAGAACAACAGCTCTGCACTGACCTGCCACCCCGCTACCCCAGCCTTCAGCAGCATGGACACCCTGCCCGCACCCCTCTCCCCGATCACCCCGGTGTCCCTCCCTCCTTCGCCACTGGGCCCCCTGGACCTCAGCAGCTCTCcctccagcagcagcggcgaggaagaagaggacggCGGGCGTACCTCTGATCCCCCCAGCCCAGACGTCATCGGgcacatcttccactgtcttcACTGCAGCAAGAGCTACACCAGCCTCTCGGCACTGTCCCACCATCAGATGTCCCATTACCAGCCGTCACCAAGCGTCCCACTGCAGCAGTCCCCCTCCCTGCCCGGTGAGGCCTCGACACGCCCGGCCTTCCACTGCAAACACTGCCCGAAGGAGTACACCAGCCTGGGGGCCCTGAAGATGCACATCCGCTCACACACTCTTCCCTGCGTGTGCCCCACCTGCGGCAAGGCCTTCTCCAGGCCGTGGCTGCTCAGGGGACACATTCGCACACATACAG GTGAACGCCCCTTCGCTTGTCAACACTGCAACCGTGCCTTCGCCGATCGCTCCAACCTGCGCGCCCACCTGCAGACCCACTCTGAAGTGAAGAAGTACCAGTGTGGCTCCTGCTCACGGACATTCAGCCGCATGTCCCTTCTGCACAAACACGCCGCCTCCGGGTGCTGCCCGGCCTCATAG